A window from Cydia pomonella isolate Wapato2018A chromosome 8, ilCydPomo1, whole genome shotgun sequence encodes these proteins:
- the LOC133520636 gene encoding uncharacterized protein LOC133520636: protein MDSVNKGVRNDHNYVSLSEVGCRGPDIQGTNNVTVDPPRTDNGSANFFGNMETLLSRLLAATQNTPSVHAQAKFVKFDPDETDADIQGWCNVTEFVVNSRNLAGPELLLALTHALKGRAAKCLTSLKVDDLTWPRIKETLLARFNRQMLMQDYFDDILKFQIGSKESATEAAVRLWNLIERVPKVDMNEEVVTGFAISVLSQKDPLIRRDLNSHVISTRAQLCRILGGISLKRRHDDHETNEVDSKKTRPNSAMDTRFSCTCHFCGNRGHKIEDCRKRRDSIKPKEATKIPDKEKEKICFTCGKPGHISTTCPDGKKKPASETIARKEVHICERRSARDAPLGD, encoded by the exons ATGGATTCCGTGAATAAAGGTGTACGGAACGATCACAATTATGTGTCTTTATCAGAAGTGGGATGCCGAGGGCCTGATATTCAGGGGACCAATAACGTAACCGTCGACCCCCCAAGGACGGACAACGGAAGTGCAAATTTTTTTGGCAACATGGAAACACTTTTATCTCGCCTACTCGCGGCAACACAGAATACACCTTCAGTCCATGCTCAGGCAAAGTTTGTCAAGTTTGACCCGGACGAAACCGACGCAGACATACAAGGTTGGTGCAACGTGACCGAATTCGTAGTTAATAGCCGTAATCTGGCCGGGCCTGAGCTACTGCTTGCTCTTACACATGCTCTAAAGGGACGCGCCGCTAAATGCCTCACCTCACTAAAGGTTGATGACTTAACATGGCCCCGTATAAAAGAAACATTGCTTGCTAGATTTAACCGTCAGATGCTAATGCAGGACTATTTTGATGATATCCTTAAGTTTCAAATAGGAAGCAAGGAATCCGCTACGGAAGCAGCTGTGCGTCTATGGAATCTTATTGAACGTGTTCCAAAGGTGGATATGAATGAAGAAGTCGTCACAGGATTTGCTATTTCGGTTCTGTCGCAGAAAGACCCTTTAATCCGCAGAGACTTGAACTCGCACGTGATTTCAACAAGAGCCCAGCTTTGCAGAATCCTGGGCGGTATATCACTCAAGAGACGCCACGATGACCATGAAACCAACGAAGTGGACTCAAAGAAGACTCGTCCAAATAGCGCGATGGACACGCGCTTTTCTTGCACCTGTCACTTTTGTGGAAATCGAGGACATAAAATTGAAGACTGCCGCAAGCGCCGCGATTCCATAAAACCAAAGGAGGCCACAAAGATACCAGACAAAGAAAAAGAGAAGATCTGCTTCACCTGTGGAAAGCCGGGACACATCAGCACCACTTGCCCCGACGGAAAGAAGAAACCAGCGAGTGAGACGATTGCACGCAAGGAGGTTCACATCTGCGAGCGGCGGTCAGCCAGAG ATGCTCCATTGGGTGACTAA